The DNA window GTCGGCCACGACACGCCGTGGCTGTTTGCGACCTCGGCCACAGAACGGGCCGCATCCCCGATCGCCGCACCGACCTGAGTGCGCAACCGCAGAGTTGTGCGGGCCCGCGCCGGCACCTGCGCGATGGACTCGGTGAAGGACCCGCGTTCACAGTAGTCCTCCCGGCAACGCCACCGGGTCTTGTGCCACCGCAGCATGATTCGCGCTTCACCGTAGGGGATATCCTTCGGTGCGGTGGCGACTCGGGCCTTCACCGAGGTGGACAACACCCCACACGACGGGCACGCCGCCGCGGACTCGCTCGCGGTCACCGCGTGCACTACTCGCGTCCCGTCGGCCCAGCGCTCGACACGCTCAACCCGCACTCCTGGCAGCCCAAACAACAATGTCGTACCGTCGGACACGGCCCTTGGTTCCCTTCGTCAGCCTGAATGCTTCGCAACTTTCAGACTTCGGAAGACCAAGGGCCTCCCCATGCAGCGACACGCCCTACGAGAGCGAAATCACAACTGCCCCATTAAAATCGAAGAGCCGCTTTGTCGGCCTTCTCCCGCACGCTGCGGGCAGTGGTGGACGGGCGAGGACAGTTCGTCACGATGCTCGATCGCAGCCATCTGATGCCATCGGTGCCGAAACAAATCATCTGGGGCGAAGACGACATCGTGATCCCGGTAAGCCACGCTCGGATAGCCCACGCCGCGATGCCCAATTCGCGATTGGCCATATTCCAAGGCTCCGGACACATGCCGTTCCGCGACCACCCCGACCAATTTGTCGAAATCATCGAGCGGTTCATCGAATCGGCGCCACCGGCCGAACTTGACCACGACCGCCTGGGCTCGCTGCTGCGCGGGGGCGTCGCGGCGAAGGACGTGTCAATCGAAAGCGCATCTCTCGGCGCTTAGCGCCCACTACTCGGCAGGGTCCGTGCCCGCGATTGACGTGATCAGGTGGTCGATGCCGGCACTCGCTTCATCACGCGCTTTCTCGACATCGGCCGCGTTCGCGACGAACAGCGCCGCCTCATTCGCTGCGGCGTTGATCAGCCGCGCCATCATGCGGGTCGACGGCAACGGTCGCACGTCGCCGACCTCGATACCGCGCCGCAACAACCGGTCGAGGACATCGAGCGTGTAGCGGTCGTCGATCTGGTGCCACCGAACGAACCCGAGGACCGACAGCGCATCGGTGAGCACGACCTGGCGGACGTAGGGATCGGTACACCAGGCCAACAGATTGTGTGCCGACACCCGGATGATTTCCAGCGGCGAGGTGATGCCGTCGCTCCACTGCTTGGCCCTGCGCACGCCCTCTTCCTCGAACTCTGCGAGCAGGGCCTCAAGCACCGCGGCCTTATCGCGAAAGTGGTGGTAGAAGGCGCCCTTGCTGGATTCGGCGCGGATCAGGATCGTGCCGATGCTGCATCCGTGATAGCCGTGCTCGGCGAACAACTCGCGCGCGGCGGTGAGGATGGCAGCGCGGGTCGCGGCACGGCGTTGTGCCTGGGTGCGTCTTATCTCAGCCATTCGGCCACCTCATTAGATACAGACTACTAGTCTGTATCTAACTACCGCGGGAAGTTGGACCTGATGTCCCTGATCGACGCGCTCGGGCTTGCCAGCGGAATTTTCTGGATCTTCACCTACGCATGCGTGATACGACGTGGACTGCTCGACCGCACGTACGCGATGCCATTTCTCGCCCTGGCGATGAACATCACCTGGGAGTTCCTGTTCACGTTCGTCTATCCGTCGGTCGGCGGGATCATGCAGGAATCCATCAACGCGATCTGGCTCGCCGCCGACATCGCCATCCTGGCGATCTTCTTGAAGTACTGGCGCACCGACTACCCGAAAAACCTTCCCGAGTCGTACTTCTGGCCCATGTTCGTCTTCACGTTCGCGATGGTCGCCCCGATGATGGTCGCCACGGTGTCGGTGTTCGGGCGCGACGACGGCTCGGTCTATACGGCATTCATCGACAACATCGTCATGTCCGTGCTGTTTCTGACCATGCTTCTGCGCCGCGGTGACCGGCGCGGCCAAAGCATGTGGATCGCGTGGGGCAAGCTGCTCGGCACGCTGACCGCCGCCCTCTCGCAGTACCTCTACGACCCTGGAAACGTCCTCTGGTTGGTGATCTACGTCGAGATCCTGATCCTGGATCTGCTTTACGTGTTCTTGCTGTCGAAAGCCCCGCGATATCAACGCGATGAGGTGAAAGTCTCTGCAGTCGCGCTGCGCTGAGGACCGAAGACGCCAGGGTTGTGACCCCCAAGCAGGCTGGCCGCCGCCGTCGTTCATCGGATAATTGACGCCAACGTGACTTATGGTGGCTCGGCACCCTCCGAGTCGCGTGCGGTGTCGGAGCGCGCTCGCGCGTCCACCACCAGTCCGCGTAGGCCGCGGACCCGCCACAGGAAAGCGACGCGATATGAAGGTTCCCGATAACACGCCGGTCAGGCTGACCGCGGCAGGTGTAGCGCTGATATGTGTGCTCGCCGGCTGTGGCAAGAATGACAAAGAGACGACGTCGAGTTCGTCCGCAGCGGAGAGCAGCACCACGAGCGCGGCAATGACGACGGCGGCCGAGGCCGAGCCCGCGGCGAATGACTACAGTTCCCTGCTCATGGCCGTCGAGGACATCGACGCGCCTGTACCGTTCATCGCCGAGCCGCCGAAGGTCAATCCGAACGGTCCGAGCGGTATGCAGGGCGTCGAGGCGATGTACCACAACGCCGACAACACCGCGATGATCAAAGACAGTATCGCGGTCTTCGCCACTCCGGCCGAGGCCACAGAATTCCTCAACGCCGCAGTAACGGATCTTCCCGCCTCCACGGTGATGGGAACCGCAGAGACGTCGCCGTTCGGTTCCGATGGGGTATTAGTGCCTGGGACCTCACCGGACGGCACCACGGCCATCACGGTGCTGATGTTCAGCGAACAGAACGCCGTTGTTGAACTCGAGTTTCTAAGTCCCCCAGGTGATCTCGGTCCGGTGCCGGCGGATTTCGTGACATCGGTCGGTCAGCTTCAATTCGACGCCCTCACGGCGGGGCTGCCGGAAATCACTCCCCCGGCTCCTGCGGGTGCGGCCACGCCTGCGCCCGCCACCGTCAACGTCGACGGCAAGCCGGTGAATGTCTCGGGCCAGGTGGTGTGCGCGACCAATGACGGCAAGTACTCGATAGCCGTCGGTGACATGGCCACTGGAATCATCGTCGGTCTGGAGCCGGACGCCTCGGTGGTACACAACGTGGGACTCGGCACCGTCGACGGTGTGGTCATGAGCTTCACCGAGGGAGTGCCGGGCAATACCGCAACGGCCACGAAGGACGGTAACGCCTACCAGATCACCGGCACGGCTTCCGGTGTCAGTGAAGCCAATCCGGGAGAACAGATCACCAAGCCCTTCGACATAACTGTCACGTGCCCCTGACGGTCTGATATCTGCGGTACTTGAGCCACCCCACCCGGGGAGCGAGGCCCGGGTGATGAGTTTTGCGGTCCTTGTCGGTCTGCCCTTCAACAGCAACCGTCGACCAAGGAGTTCTCCCATGACCGTCACCTCTCATCATGCAGACCCCGCACGCATCTCGCCGGAGCGTGCGGCATCTCGCCGAAGCCACAGGATCGGCGTTGCCATCAGCGCGCTCGTCGGAGCGTTCCTCGCGTTCGACGCGTTCGGCAAGCTCGCGGGCATCCAGCAGGTCGAGGACGGCACGCAGACACTCGGATTCCCGGTCGGCCAGGCGCTGGTCATGGGCGTCGTGCTGTCGGTCTGCGTGTTGGTCTACGCGATTCCGCGCACGGCTGTCCTAGGGGCCCTGGGCATCACGGCCTACCTTGGCGGAGCGGTGACCGCGAATATGCGAGTGGAGGCCCCGCTGTTCACTCACGTGTTGTTCGCGGTGTATCTCGGCGTGCTGATGTGGGTCGGACTCGCCCTTCGCCGTCCGCAACTGCTGACGATCGTCGGCCTGAAACGCTGAAAACCGTTCGCGCAGAGACGCACAATCACCGCCGTCTTGCGCGGTGCGCCGCCTGCGACCGGGAGGTCCTCGACGACGACTTCGACAGCGTCGCGCTTCGAGATCCGCGTCACCTGCCCCTAGTACGGGCGTAGCGTCCCGGTATGAGCGCAGAAGTGATCCTCGGGGGTGGATTCCTCGTCTTCACTGCGGTGCATCAAGCGGCGCGAGCACGAGGCATTTCTCCGATGGCAAGAAAGCGAGGCCGGCAAGAACTTCCGCTGGGTCGGCAAAGACGGCACCGGGGAGCAGCCCTTCAACACCGAAGGGCCCGTGGGCGGATCAGATTGACGTTCCGTATCCATGCCCTAAATGGGCAGGCTTGTGCCGGTCTCACTCTCGGCGAATTCCCAGAGCTTTCGGGCGTCCTCGTAGTCACAGGCATGCGCCGCGCGGCCACTGAGCGTCGGCCCGCCTTTGAATCCGAACCTTCCGTCGATGCCCACGTAACTGCCCGGGGGAATCGGCTCGCTGATGCAGTACAGCGTCGGCGCGGCACCGGCGTCGATGTCATTGCCGACCACGTTGGCCACCGAGGTTACGACCGAATGGAATCCAGACATCAGCCGGGTGTCGGAGATGTTGGGCAGGTTAGACGCCACCCACCCTGGATGCGTCAGGTACGACGTCACCGGCGAGCCCGCCGCGCGCAGGCGGCGATCCAACTCCAACCCCCACAACATCATGGCCAACTTCGAGCGGCCGTACGCCGGAAACGAAGACCACTTCCGCGAGCGGAGATGCGGATCATCGAACGCGATCGTGGCCGATTTGTGGGCATCGGAGCCGACGTTGATGATCTTCGAACGCACCCGCTCGAACAGCAGGTTGGTCAACGCGAACGGACCGAGGAAGTTCGTGCCCATCGTCATCTCGAAGCCGTCGACGGTGTCACTGCGCTTCTGCGCCACCATGCCCGCGTTGTTGATCAGGATGTCGACGTCGCCGGTGAGGAGATCGGGAAACGCCCGCACCGAGGATTGGTCGGCGAGGTCGAGCTTGACGACTGCGGTGTCACCGCCGATCTCCGCCGCGCGCTGCGCGCCAAGGTCCAGGTTGCGCACAGCCAGGATCACGTGCGCACCGGCGCGGGTCAGCGCTCGCGCCGTCCCCAGGCCCACACCATTGGTGGCGCCGGTAACGATGATGCGCTTACCACTCAAATCGCCGAGTCGGCTCGGCGCCCAGTTTGATGTCACGCTGTGACGATAGCCAGGGGGCGGCTGGGCGCAAACGTTGACATGACAGATTCCGCCTGGTTGTCTACCGCCGATGAGCGACGGTGCCCGCGAGATCGAGAATCTCATATACACCTACGCCGAACGTCTGGACGCAGGCGACCTCGACGGCGTTGCCGCACTGTTCGCCCGCGGACGGATCTGCGGCATGGAGGACGGGCCGCCGGAAACCGTCTTCGCCGGCGCTTCCGGGGTCCGCCAGATGTACGAGATGGCGACGCGCCTCTACGATGACGGCACCCCAAAGACCAAACACTTCACCACGAATGTGCGCCTGGAGGTCGACGAGGCCTCCGGAACCGCGCGCGGTAGCGCCTACTACTGCGTCACCCAGGCGACACCGGACCTGCCCCTCCAGATCATCGTGACCGGCCATTACCGCGACACGTTTCACAAGATCGACGGCATCTGGTGGTTCGACACCCGCATCATGTACGTCGATCAACTCGGCGATACCAGCCACCACCTGAAGTTCTGACCCGGTGGACGATCCCTTCGACGCGACGGGTCTCGCGACGGCAGCGCAACAGAAGGAGGGGCTTGGCGATTGGGGGCCGCTGCCGTTCGAGGAGCCGCTGAGCGTGCTGGCAGCCAGCTACCGCTCGGCAGATCTGAGCGACATCGGTGTGCACATCCTGCGCTCGGGTCTGGTGCACAGCCTGCGGATGAGGCTGCGCGCCCAAGAGTGGATCCGGCGCCATCCGGAGATTGCCGAGGAGGTCATCGTCGCACCCATCGTGGTAGTCGGCATGATGCGCAGCGGAACCACCCTGCTGCAGCGACTTCTGGCCGCCGACAACCGCTTTCACTGTGCGTATGGGTGGGAGGTCGTCGAGGTCGCCCCTCGGCTCGACTACGACTGGTCCGCCGGAGAGGACCCGAGGATCGCCGTGAGTGAGAGGCGCGAAGCGATATCGCGCGAACTCGCCCCGGAGTTGTTCGCCATCCACCCGATGTATGCCCGCGAGCCCGAAGAGGAGATCGTGTTCCTGTCGGATGCGTTCTTGTCGCATGTGCCGGAGTCGGGTGCACAGGTGCCCTCATACCGAGAGTGGATTGACGGACAGGACTTCGCACCGGCGTACGCATACCTGCACAGGATGTTGCAGTTTCTCCAATGGCAGAAGCGCCAACGCGGCGTTACCGCACAGCGATGGGTGCTCAAATCCCCTGCGCACCTTGGCTATCTGGATACCCTGCGGCACCAATTCCCCGATCTGCACGTGGTGCACATGCACCGTGATACGAGCGAGACGATCCCCTCGGGCGCCAGCCTCAACGCGACGTTGCACGCGATGCACTCCGATGAGGTGGATCGCCACCGAGTCGGGGCGCAGTGGCTGCAACGGATGGGCTGGACCAATGATCGTGCGATGGTAGCCCGCTCAGGTTGGAGCGACGAGTTCGAGCGTTGCACCGACATCGAGTTCTCCGACGCGGTCGCCGATCCGATCGGGCAGGTGGCCCGTGTCTACGCGGCGATCGGTTCGACGCTGACCTCCGACGCCGAATCGGCGATGCGCCGCTGGCTGGCGCAGCGTCCGCGGGAACCCGCTCGACCGTCGTACTCGACGGAAGATTTCGGGCTCAGCGACAGCGAGATCGACCAACGGTTTGCCGACTACAACTCTCGTTTCCGCGCCGCGGCCACGTCGAGGAGGAACTGATGTCAGATTTCACAGGTGACCCGGTGGCGACCGAGTCGCAACACGAACAGGAGCTGGCCGCACTCGACCTGACCAACCACCCCACTGTCAGGGCCGCGTACCGCAGCGTCGCCGAGAAGTGGCTCAGTCGGGCCAAAGCCTCCGACGCCATGCGCGAACGGTTCGACGACGCGTTCGCCGAGGTGATGTTCTCGGCAGCCGTGTGGTCGTCCAATCAGGACAAACTCCGCCCGAAGATCAGCTGCATCACGCGGATCGGTCATCCGGTCGCGGATCGTCCCATCCCGGGATCACGTTGGGGTATCGACAATCCCGACAGTGTCTATCGGGTGATACCCATCTCGGGCGACGAACGCTATGAGATTCACGGTCGCGTGGGCCCCAACCGGATGACGGAGAACTATTTCACGCTGTGGGATCGCAACATGGGTACCGTGGCGGTGCTGAACGGCCGCACGATGCAGGTCGACAGCGACGGCTCGTTCGTGATTTCCGTCGATTCCGACCCCGCTGACGGGCGTGAAAACCACGTGCAGACGACGCAGGAGGCGCACGAGTTCTACATCCGCGATGTGCTGCTCGACTGGGACCGCGATGACGTGAATCATTTGGCGGTGCAACGGCTCGGTGCAGAACCGAAGACGCCGCCGCGCACTCTCGACGAGCAGGCTGACGCCACTGCAGCGATGATGGCCTACTTTGCGGACTTCACCGGCAAGCTCAGCCACGGGGTTTACAAGATGGCGCCCAACAACTTCAACCTCGCGTGGTCGGCCGATCGTGTCGGCGCGATGCGCAACCAGGTGTACGTGATGGGCCGCTTCGAGTTGAGTCCCGGCGAGACGTTCGTGGTCGACGTCAGCGACGGTGGGGCCGAGTACTTCACGGTGCCGCTGAGCAATATTTGGGGCACCACTTTGGACATCGTCGACCGCACGGGCAGTCTCAACAAGGCGCAGTCAGTGCCGAATGAGGACGGCACCTACACCTACGTCATCTCCCCGACCGACCCCGGCGTCGCGAACTGGATCGACTCCGATGGTCTGCACGAAGCCATCCTGACGCTGCGCATGGCAGAGTTCGGCGGTGACGGGCCCAAGGAGGATCTCGGTGCTAGCGGACGGGTGGTGAGGCTCGACGACCTCGACAACGAGGTGCCGTCACTGCCTCGGGTGTCCACAGCGGAACGGGCCGCCGAACTGGCCGATCGTCGAGCGGCTTATCTGCGCCGACTGCCTGAAGGGACGAATTGACATGGGACGCTGGTTGATTACCGGATGCTCGACGGGGATCGGGCGAGAAATCGCCAAGGCCGCGCTGGAGGCGGGGCACTCCGTCGTGGTCACCGCGCGGCGGACTGAGACGGTGGCCGATTTCGCCGACGCCTACGGCGACCGCGCGACCGTGGTTGCATTGGACGTCACCGACAAGGGTCAGATCACCTCGGCGGTCAAAGCGGCGGAGGACGCATTTGGCGGGATCGACGTTCTGGTCAACAACGCGGGCAACGGTTACCTGTCCGCGATCGAAGAGGGTGAGGACGACAAGGTCCGTAAGCTGTTCGACACCAATTACTTCGGTGTGGTCGACACGATCAAGGCGGTACTCCCCCAGATGCGTGAGCGCCAATCGGGACACATCGTGAACATCTCGTCGATGACAGGTCTGGTCGCCAACCCGCCGAATGCGTACTACTCGTCGACGAAGTTCGCGCTCGAAGCACTGACCGAAGCGTTGGCGCAGGAGGTGAAACCGCTCGGCATCAAGGTGACCGCTATCGAGCCCGGCGCGTTCCGCACCGATTGGGCCGCCCGTTCGATGTGGGAATCCTCAACTCCGATCGGCGATTACGACGATAACGTCGGCGCTCGCAAGACGCTGATCAAGGAGTTCGCCAACCACCTACCGGGTGATCCACGCAAGGTCGCCGAAGCCGTGCTGATGGTAACCAAACTCGACGATCCACCGCTGCGACTCCTCCTTGGGCGCGACGTGCTCAAGGCGGTGCGAGACAAGCTTGCCGCGTTCTCCGCCTCCATCGACGAATGGGAATCCGTCACCAAAGACGTCAACTTCGGAAAGCAGTGATGGTGGCCAGCCTCGAGGGCAAGGTCGCCCTCATCACCGGAGCCGCCCGCGGGATGGGCCGTGCACATGCGGTCAAACTCGCAGGAGAGGGTGCAGACGTCATCGCCATTGACATCTGTGCCGACTTCGAATCCACCGACTATCCGGGCGCGACCGCTGCGGACCTTGCCGAAACCGCAAGGCTGGTCGAGTCGCTGGGGCGCCGGATCGTGTTCCGGCAGGCCGATGTCCGCGACGCCGACGCGATGGACGCGGTGGTGGCCGACGGATTGGCAGAATTCGGCCGCATCGACATCGTCCTTGCCAATGCGGGCATCATCCGGGTGACCGACTGCGAGCACCCGCGGCAGACGTTCAGAGACATCGTCGACGTGAACCTCGTCGGCGCCTGGAACACCGTCGACGCCGCGATTACTGCGCTGATCTCCGGCGGACGCGGTGGATCGATCGTGTTGACGAGCTCGACCCAGGGACTCAAGGCATCGGGCACCGATCGCGCGGGCCTGCAGGCTTACGCCGCATCCAAACGCGCCCTGGTCGCTTTGATGCAGGGCTGGGCGCTGCAGCTGGCACCGCACTCGATCCGCGTCAACACCATCCACCCCAGCGGTGTCGCCACTTCGATGATCATCAACGAGGCGACCATGACGCTCGCAGGCGCCAATGATCCCTGGCTTCTCGCCCAGCAGAACGCGCTACCCATCCCGCTGCTGCAGCCGGAGGACGTCGCGGGAGCGGTGGCGTGGCTCGTCTCAGACGCCGGTCAGTTCATCACGGGCACGTCATGGCCGCTCGACGCGGGATTCACGCTGCGCAGCTAGCTGATTGGGGTACGCGTCCGCCAGCCGCATCCATTCGTAGGGCGGTTGTTGCGGCCACCCGGCCGGTGAGTCCTCCCACGTCTCCTGTCGCCCGTACGGCGTGAGATCGAGCAGGTCGAACACCACCATGAACGGCTCTTCTCCGCGGCTGAAC is part of the Mycolicibacterium tusciae JS617 genome and encodes:
- a CDS encoding DUF1214 domain-containing protein, with translation MSDFTGDPVATESQHEQELAALDLTNHPTVRAAYRSVAEKWLSRAKASDAMRERFDDAFAEVMFSAAVWSSNQDKLRPKISCITRIGHPVADRPIPGSRWGIDNPDSVYRVIPISGDERYEIHGRVGPNRMTENYFTLWDRNMGTVAVLNGRTMQVDSDGSFVISVDSDPADGRENHVQTTQEAHEFYIRDVLLDWDRDDVNHLAVQRLGAEPKTPPRTLDEQADATAAMMAYFADFTGKLSHGVYKMAPNNFNLAWSADRVGAMRNQVYVMGRFELSPGETFVVDVSDGGAEYFTVPLSNIWGTTLDIVDRTGSLNKAQSVPNEDGTYTYVISPTDPGVANWIDSDGLHEAILTLRMAEFGGDGPKEDLGASGRVVRLDDLDNEVPSLPRVSTAERAAELADRRAAYLRRLPEGTN
- a CDS encoding lipoprotein LpqH: MKVPDNTPVRLTAAGVALICVLAGCGKNDKETTSSSSAAESSTTSAAMTTAAEAEPAANDYSSLLMAVEDIDAPVPFIAEPPKVNPNGPSGMQGVEAMYHNADNTAMIKDSIAVFATPAEATEFLNAAVTDLPASTVMGTAETSPFGSDGVLVPGTSPDGTTAITVLMFSEQNAVVELEFLSPPGDLGPVPADFVTSVGQLQFDALTAGLPEITPPAPAGAATPAPATVNVDGKPVNVSGQVVCATNDGKYSIAVGDMATGIIVGLEPDASVVHNVGLGTVDGVVMSFTEGVPGNTATATKDGNAYQITGTASGVSEANPGEQITKPFDITVTCP
- a CDS encoding TetR/AcrR family transcriptional regulator, translating into MAEIRRTQAQRRAATRAAILTAARELFAEHGYHGCSIGTILIRAESSKGAFYHHFRDKAAVLEALLAEFEEEGVRRAKQWSDGITSPLEIIRVSAHNLLAWCTDPYVRQVVLTDALSVLGFVRWHQIDDRYTLDVLDRLLRRGIEVGDVRPLPSTRMMARLINAAANEAALFVANAADVEKARDEASAGIDHLITSIAGTDPAE
- a CDS encoding DoxX family protein codes for the protein MTVTSHHADPARISPERAASRRSHRIGVAISALVGAFLAFDAFGKLAGIQQVEDGTQTLGFPVGQALVMGVVLSVCVLVYAIPRTAVLGALGITAYLGGAVTANMRVEAPLFTHVLFAVYLGVLMWVGLALRRPQLLTIVGLKR
- a CDS encoding mycofactocin-coupled SDR family oxidoreductase, whose protein sequence is MVASLEGKVALITGAARGMGRAHAVKLAGEGADVIAIDICADFESTDYPGATAADLAETARLVESLGRRIVFRQADVRDADAMDAVVADGLAEFGRIDIVLANAGIIRVTDCEHPRQTFRDIVDVNLVGAWNTVDAAITALISGGRGGSIVLTSSTQGLKASGTDRAGLQAYAASKRALVALMQGWALQLAPHSIRVNTIHPSGVATSMIINEATMTLAGANDPWLLAQQNALPIPLLQPEDVAGAVAWLVSDAGQFITGTSWPLDAGFTLRS
- a CDS encoding oxidoreductase, whose protein sequence is MGRWLITGCSTGIGREIAKAALEAGHSVVVTARRTETVADFADAYGDRATVVALDVTDKGQITSAVKAAEDAFGGIDVLVNNAGNGYLSAIEEGEDDKVRKLFDTNYFGVVDTIKAVLPQMRERQSGHIVNISSMTGLVANPPNAYYSSTKFALEALTEALAQEVKPLGIKVTAIEPGAFRTDWAARSMWESSTPIGDYDDNVGARKTLIKEFANHLPGDPRKVAEAVLMVTKLDDPPLRLLLGRDVLKAVRDKLAAFSASIDEWESVTKDVNFGKQ
- a CDS encoding nuclear transport factor 2 family protein, producing MSDGAREIENLIYTYAERLDAGDLDGVAALFARGRICGMEDGPPETVFAGASGVRQMYEMATRLYDDGTPKTKHFTTNVRLEVDEASGTARGSAYYCVTQATPDLPLQIIVTGHYRDTFHKIDGIWWFDTRIMYVDQLGDTSHHLKF
- a CDS encoding sulfotransferase family protein, which gives rise to MDDPFDATGLATAAQQKEGLGDWGPLPFEEPLSVLAASYRSADLSDIGVHILRSGLVHSLRMRLRAQEWIRRHPEIAEEVIVAPIVVVGMMRSGTTLLQRLLAADNRFHCAYGWEVVEVAPRLDYDWSAGEDPRIAVSERREAISRELAPELFAIHPMYAREPEEEIVFLSDAFLSHVPESGAQVPSYREWIDGQDFAPAYAYLHRMLQFLQWQKRQRGVTAQRWVLKSPAHLGYLDTLRHQFPDLHVVHMHRDTSETIPSGASLNATLHAMHSDEVDRHRVGAQWLQRMGWTNDRAMVARSGWSDEFERCTDIEFSDAVADPIGQVARVYAAIGSTLTSDAESAMRRWLAQRPREPARPSYSTEDFGLSDSEIDQRFADYNSRFRAAATSRRN
- a CDS encoding SDR family NAD(P)-dependent oxidoreductase, translating into MTSNWAPSRLGDLSGKRIIVTGATNGVGLGTARALTRAGAHVILAVRNLDLGAQRAAEIGGDTAVVKLDLADQSSVRAFPDLLTGDVDILINNAGMVAQKRSDTVDGFEMTMGTNFLGPFALTNLLFERVRSKIINVGSDAHKSATIAFDDPHLRSRKWSSFPAYGRSKLAMMLWGLELDRRLRAAGSPVTSYLTHPGWVASNLPNISDTRLMSGFHSVVTSVANVVGNDIDAGAAPTLYCISEPIPPGSYVGIDGRFGFKGGPTLSGRAAHACDYEDARKLWEFAESETGTSLPI